CCGTCGAGGCGCTGCGCGAGCACGGCACCTTCACCGAGCCGCAGGCATGGGAGACCATGGTCCGCACCTGGCACCTGGAGGGCCTCGCCGTCCGCCCGGACCACCGGATGATCGGCCACACCGGCTTCCTGCTCACCGCCCGCCGCCTCGCCGACGGCGTCGAGCCCCCGCTGCGCCGCCGCCGCCCCGCGAAGGGCTCCTACGGCGAGGACTACGAGACCGGCCCGGAGAGCGAGCTGACGCTCGCCGAGCGCGCGGCCGTCCGCAAGGCCCAGCGCGAGGCCGCCTCGCACGACGCGCGGGAACTCCCGCAGTAGCGGCAACCGCACCGACAGCCAGGTCGCGCGGGAACGGCAGGTCACTGCCGCCCCGCGGCCTGGCTGTCGGCGTTCCCCGGCCCGCGCGGACGCCCCCGCGCCCCGGCGGGGCGGCCGCCCGCGCCGGTGTGCGAGGATGCGCGGACCGGAAAGGGGAGTCTCGTGGTGACGGAGCGTCGGATACCCGGGCACGCGCGCTCGGGGTTGAAGCACTGGGTGCTGGTCGCGGCGGGGTGCGCGGCCGTGGTGGGCGGGGCGCTGGGGGCGACCTCGGCGACCGGGGCCGTGACGGCCGGTCAGCCGGCCGCGGAACCGGCGGCCGACGCGACGGCGGGGACGCCGGCCCCGCCGGAGACGGACCTGTCGAAGGTGCACTTCCCCCTCGACTGCGGGCCCTTCCCGGTCGCGGTGAGCCTGAGGACGGCCGCGGCGGTGGGCGGCGCCCCGGTGACCGTCGCCGCCGCGCACTGCCAGGCCGACATGGGCACTCCGCCGGACGGGGTGTTCCTGGTCGGGGCGGACGGCCCGCCCGCCGTGCTGCTGCCGGACACCGAGGGCCTGACCGTCACCGAGCTGGCGATCCGCAGCGACGGCTCGATCCGCGGCCGGGCCCGCGGCTACTCCTCGCCGGACGTGCCGCGCTTCGCGCCCGACCTGGAGGTCGAGCTGTCCTGGAAGCGGGCCGGCGGCGGGGCGTGGACGAAGACCGAGACCGCCACGCCGGTCCGCGGCAGCTGAGGGCCGGTCAGCCCGGCCGTCCGGGTCGGCCCCGTCGGCCGGGTCAGTCCGCGTCCGGCCCGTAGACCTCGACGCCGTCCGCCGCGCGGCGGACGTGGATGCAGTCGCCCGGGCAGTCCTTGACCGAGTCCACCACGTCCTGAAGGAGCGTCAGCGGCACGGGCACCGTCTCGCCCGGCTGCTGGCGCAGTTCGTCGTCCGCGCCCTTCACGTAGGCCAGCCCGTCGATGTCGAGCTCGAAGACCTCGGGCGCGTACTGCGCGCAGATGCCGTCGCCGGTGCACAGATCCTGGTCGATCCAGACTTCGAGTGCCTCGCCAGTCCCCGCCATTGCCCCTGCCGTTTCTGCTCTGGTCGCCCCGCATTCGGGGACATTCCTGTCACGATACATCCGCGCTGCTTTGAACCGTTGAGCGGTGGGCATCTCCTCTACCAGAGGGGAAGCGAGCGGGGCGGACATCGGACACGCCCGATCCATCTTTCTGATCTAGGGGTTTACATGACCCTGGTGCCAGGTAGGTTTGGGTCGTCCAGCTCCCCCAGGAGGAGGTGAGGACCGTGGCAGCCCACGATGACGACTACGACCGCAGCGCCGGCAGGCCCGCACGGGGGTCCGACGAGGCCGCACAGGTCTCGTACCTCGAGCAGGAGATCGCCGTCCTGCGGCGCAGGCTCGCCGATTCTCCGCGCAGCTCAAGGGTTCTTGAGGAGCGGATCGTCGAGCTCCAGAACAGCTTGTCCGGCGTGACCGCCCAGAACGAGCGGCTCGTCGCCACCCTGCGCGAGGCCCGCGACCAGATCGTGGCCCTCAAGGAGGAGGTCGACCGGCTCGCACAGCCGCCGGCCGGATTCGGCACCTTCCTCGAGAAGAACGAGGACGGCACCGCCGACATCTTCACCGGTGGCCGCAAGCTCCGGGTCAACGTCAGCCCCAGCGTCGAGCTGGACGAGCTGCGCCGCGGCCAGGAGGTGATGCTCAACGAGGCGCTGAACGTCGTCGAGGCGATGGCGTTCGAGCGGATCGGCGAGATCGTCACGCTCAAGGAGGTGCTGGAGGGCGGCGACCGCGCGCTGGTCGTCGGCCACACCGACGAGGAGCGGGTGGTCCGGCTCGCCGAGCCGCTGCACGGCGTCACGATCAGGGCGGGCGACGCCCTGCTGCTGGAGCCGCGCTCCGGCTACGTGTACGAGGTGGTGCCGAAGTCCGAGGTCGAGGAGCTGGTCCTCGAGGAGGTCCCGGACATCGACTACCGGCAGATCGGCGGCCTCGCCGGCCAGATCGAGCAGATCAGGGACGCGGTCGAGCTGCCCTACCTGCACGCCGACCTGTTCAAGGAGTACGAGCTCCGGCCGCCCAAGGGCGTCCTGCTCTACGGCCCGCCCGGCTGCGGCAAGACGCTGATCGCCAAGGCGGTGGCCAACTCGCTGGCCAAGAAGGTCGCCGAGGTGACCGGCCGGCCGCAGGGCAAGAGCTACTTCCTGAACATCAAGGGCCCCGAGCTGCTCAACAAGTACGTCGGCGAGACCGAGCGGCAGATCCGCCTGGTCTTCCAGCGGGCCCGGGAGAAGGCGAGCGAGGGCACACCCGTCATCGTCTTCTTCGACGAGATGGAGTCGCTCTTCCGCACCCGCGGCTCCGGCGTCAGCTCGGACGTGGAGAACACCATCGTCCCGCAGCTGCTGGCGGAGATCGACGGCGTGGAGGGCCTGGAGAACGTCATCGTCATCGGCGCCTCCAACCGCGAGGACATGATCGACCCGGCGATCCTGCGGCCCGGCCGCCTGGACGTCAAGATCAAGATCGAGCGGCCGGACGCCGAGGCGGCCAAGGACATCTTCTCCAAGTACCTGCGGGACACCCTCCCGTTCCACCCGGACGACCTCAAGGAGCACGACGGCTCGGTGTCGGTCACCGTCGCCGCCATGATCCAGTCGGTGGTCGAGCGGATGTACTCGGAGACCGAGGAGAACCGCTTCCTGGAGGTCACCTACGCCAACGGTGACAAGGAAGTGCTGTTCTTCAAGGACTTCAACTCCGGCGCGATGATCCAGAACATCGTCGACCGGGCGAAGAAGATGGCCATCAAGGACTACCTCGACCACGGCCAGCGCGGTCTGCGCGTCTCTCACCTGCTCGCCGCCTGCGTGGACGAGTTCAAGGAGAACGAGGACCTGCCGAACACCACCAACCCGGACGACTGGGCCCGCATCTCCGGCAAGAAGGGCGAGCGGATCGTCTTCATCCGCACCCTCGTCACCGGCAAGCAGGGCGCCGAGTCCGGCCGCTCCATCGACACCGTCGCCAACACCGGGCAGTACCTGTAGCACGCGCACCACCCCGTCCGGCTGCGGCGCTCGGCAGGGCCCCGCAGCCGGACGGTGCGTCTGCACCGGCACCACCCAGCAGTACCCAGCAGTACCCACAGGTCAGGAGGGCCGCATGACCGTACGGCGCGTGATGGGGATCGAGACCGAGTACGGCATCTCCGTGCCCGGCCACCCCAACGCCAACGCCATGCTCACCTCGTCCCAGATCGTCAACGCGTACGCGGCGGCGATGCACCGGGCGCGCCGCGCCCGCTGGGACTTCGAGGAGGAGAATCCGCTGCGCGACGCCCGGGGCTTCGACCTGGCCCGGGAGGTGGCCGACTCCAGCCAGCTCACCGACGAGGACATCGGCCTGGCCAACGTCATCCTCACCAACGGCGCCCGGTTCTACGTCGACCACGCCCACCCCGAGTACTCCTCGCCCGAGGTCACCAACCCGCTCGACGCGGTGCTCTGGGACAAGGCGGGCGAGCGGATCATGGCGGAGGCCGCCGAGCGCGCCCTGGAGCTGCCCAACGGGCAGCGGATCCTGCTCTACAAGAACAACACCGACAACAAGGGCGCCTCCTACGGCACCCACGAGAACTACCTGATGCAGCGGGCCACCCCGTTCGCCGACATCGTCCGCCACCTGACCCCGTTCTTCGTCTCCCGCCAGGTGGTGTGCGGGGCCGGCCGGGTCGGCATCGGGCAGGAGGGCGGCGGGCACGGCTTCCAGATCAGCCAGCGCGCCGACTACTTCGAGGTCGAGGTCGGCCTGGAGACCACCCTCAAGCGCCCGATCATCAACACCCGCGACGAGCCGCACGCCGACGCCGAGAAGTACCGCCGGCTGCACGTCATCATCGGCGACGCCAACCTCTCCGAGGTCTCCACCTACCTCAAGCTCGGCACCACCGCGCTGGTCCTGTCGATGATCGAGGACGGCTTCATCGCCGTCGACCTCGCCGTCGACCAGCCGGTGCGCACCCTGCACCGGGTCTCCCACGACCCGGAGCTCAAGCAGCTGGTCCAGCTGCGCAGCGGCCGCAAGCTGACCGCCGTGCAGCTCCAGATGGAGTACTGCGAGCTCGCCCGCAAGTACGTCGAGGACCGCTACGGGCAGGACGCCGACGACCAGACCGTCGACGTGCTGGCCCGCTGGGAGGACGTGCTGGGCCGCCTGGAGCGGGACCCGATGAGCCTGTCCCGGCAGCTCGACTGGATCGCCAAGAAGGAGATCCTGGAGGGCTACCGGCAGCGCGACGCCCTGGAGTGGGACAGCCCCCGGCTCCAGCTGGTCGACCTCCAGTACAGCGACGTGCGGCCCGACAAGGGCCTCTACAACCGGCTGGAGGCGCGCGGCCGGTTCGACCGGCTGTTCGACGAGGACGAGGTGCGCCGCGCCGTCACCCAGCCTCCCGAGGACACCCGGGCCTACTTCCGCGGCCGCTGCCTGGAGCAGTACGCCGACCACGTGGCCGCCGCCTCCTGGGACTCCGTCATCTTCGACCTGCCCGGCCACGACAGCCTCCAGCGCGTCCCGACCATGGAACCGCTGCGCGGCACCCGGGAGCACGTCAAGGAGCTGCTCGACCGGTGCCGCACCGCCGAGGACCTGGTGCGCGTCCTCTCCGGCGGGTAACTTTTCGATCACCGAGGGTGAACGTTTCCCGGACGGGGAATCATTCCGGTGAGCAGCCAGCGTTGAACGAGAACACCGAACGAGCGGGGTGAGGAAAATGGCGGAGAAGGACACCGGCGGCGGTCAGCAGCGGGCCAACCGCTCCTCCGAGGAGGTCGAGGAGCAGGCCGCGGAAACGCAGGGCTCCGACGAGCTCAAGGAGCGCCAGGAAAAGCTCAGCGACGACGTCGACTCGGTACTCGACGAAATCGACGAGGTACTGGAATCCAACGCCGAGGATTTCGTGCGCGGATTCGTCCAGAAGGGCGGCGAGTGAGAGGGGAAACCCCTCCGTCCACCGAAGAGAGCAGCACGAGCGCCGCAGGTGTGCCCTGAGCGCGCCTGCGGCCTCGTGCTGCCGGAAGCTCCTCGGAGCAGCTCCCCCGGAGAGCGTGGAACCGGCCCCGGAAGCGGGTAGGGTCCGGGGCACCAAGCAACTTTCGATCTTCGATCCGGAAGGACACGTGTGGAAGCCAACCTCAGTGGCACCGGGCGTCTGCCGGCCGCCTTCCTCACCCCCGGCTCCTCCTCGTTCCTGGACTTCCTCGACAGCCACGCGCCCCAGCTGCTCCCCGGGCGGCGCACCCTCCCCGAGGGGATGACCGTCGAGGCGCCGCACGGCACCACCATCGTCGCCGCGGTCTTCGACGGCGGCGTGGTGCTGGCCGGCGACCGCCGCGCCACGATGGGCAACGTCATCGCCCAGCGGGACATCGAGAAGGTCTTCCCGGCGGACGAGTACAGCGCCGTCGGCATCGCCGGCACGGCCGGCCTGGCGGTCGAGATGGTCCGGCTGTTCCAGCTGGAGCTGGAGCACTACGAGAAGATCGAGGGCGCCGTGCTCTCGTTCGAGGGCAAGGCCAACCGGCTCACCACGATGATCCGCTCCAACCTGGCGATGGCCATGCAGGGCCTCGCGGTCGTCCCGGTCTTCGCCGGCTACGACCTCGACCTCGGCCGCGGCCGGATCTTCACCTACGACGTCACCGGCGGCCGCTCCGAGGAGCGGGCCGGCTTCGCCGCCACCGGCTCCGGCTCGGTCTTCGCCCGCGGCTCGATGAAGAAGCTCTACCGGGACGGCCTGACCGGCGACGAGGCCGCCACCCTCGCCGTCCAGGCGCTGTACGACGCCGCCGACGACGACTCCGCGACCGGCGGGCCCGACCTGGCCCGCCGGATCTTCCCGATCGTCACGCTGATCACCGAGGACGGCTTCCGCCGGCTCACCGAGGCGGAGGTCTCCGCGATCGCGGTCTCGATCACCGACCGGCGCCGCGAGCAGCCCAACGGCCCGCAGGCCCCGCTCCTCTGAGTCCGCCTCAACCACCCGAAGGGAGACCGGCGGTGTCCACGCCGTTCTACGTCTCGCCCCAGCAGGCCATGGCGGACCGCGCGGAGTACGCCCGCAAGGGCATCGCCCGCGGCCGCAGCGTGGTCGTGCTCACCTACGCCGACGGCATCGTCTTCGTCGCGGAGAACACCTCACGGGCCCTGCACAAGGTCTCCGAGATCTACGACAAGATCGCCTTCGCCGCGGTCGGCCGCTACAACGAGTTCGAGAACCTCCGGATCGGCGGCGTGCGCTACGCCGACCTGCGCGGCTACTCCTACGACCGGGCCGACGTCACCGCCCGCGGCCTGGCCAACGTCTACGCCCAGACCCTGGGCACCATCTTCTCCTCGGTCGGGGAGAAGCCCTACGAGGTCGAGCTGATCGTCGCCGAGGTGGGCCGCACCCCCGCCGACGACCAGATCTACCGGCTCACCCCCGACGGCTCGGTGGTGGACGAGAAGAACGCCGTGGTGGTCGGCGGCAACGCCGACTCCATCGGCAACTACCTCGGCCAGCGCCACCGAGCCGGACTCACCCTCGCCGAGGCGCTCAAGCTGGCGGTCGACGGCCTGGCCCGCGACCCCAACGGCGGCAGCCCCCGCGCCATGACGCCGGAGCAGCTGGAGGTCGCCGTCCTGGACCGCCAGCGCTTCCAGCAGCGGAAGTTCAAGCGCATCCTGGGCGGCCAGCTGGCCCGGCTGCTCAGCGGCGACGAGTCGGCCGCCGACGAGGACGCCGACGGCACCGACGCCGCCGACGGCGCGGGCGACGCGAGCACCGACACCGAATGACCGCCCGGGCGGCCCGCCGCGCAGCGCGGGCCGCCCGCCGGTCCACCGACCGCCACCGAGGGGTTCCACCGAGCTTCGAACAGAGAAGAGTCGCACATGGACCGCCGAATTTTCGGGCTGGAGAACGAGTACGGAGTCACCTGCACCTTCCGGGGCCAGCGCCGGCTGTCGCCGGACGAGGTGGCCCGCTACCTCTTCCGCCGGGTCGTCTCCTGGGGCCGCAGCAGCAACGTCTTCCTGAAGAACGGCGCCCGGCTCTACCTCGACGTCGGCTCCCACCCCGAGTACGCGACCCCCGAGTGCGACGACGTCACCGAGCTGGTCACCCACGACAAGTCCGGCGAGCGAATCCTCGAGGGCCTGCTGGTGGACGCCGAGCGGCGGCTGCACGAGGAGGGCATCGCCGGCGACGTCTACCTGTTCAAGAACAACACCGACTCGGCCGGCAACTCCTACGGCTGCCACGAGAACTACCTGGTGGCCCGGCACGGCGAGTTCTCCCGGCTGGCCGACGTGCTGATCCCGTTCCTGGTCACCCGGCAGCTGATCTGCGGCGCCGGCAAGGTGCTGCAGACCCCGCGCGGCGCGGTCTACTGCGTCAGCCAGCGCGCCGAGCACATCTGGGAGGGCGTCAGCTCCGCCACCACCCGCTCCCGCCCGATCATCAACACCCGCGACGAGCCGCACGCCGACGCCGAGCGCTACCGGCGGCTGCACGTCATCGTCGGCGACTCCAACATGTCGGAGACCACCACGCTGCTCAAGGTCGGCGCCACCGACCTGGTGCTGCGGCTGATCGAGGCCGGCGTGGTGATGCGCGACCTGACGCTGGAGAACCCGATCCGGGCGATCCGCGAGGTCAGCCACGACCTGACCGGCACCCACCAGGTCCGGCTCGCCAACGGCCGGGAGGCCTCCGCCCTGGAGATCCAGGAGGAGTACTACACCAAGGCGCTGGAGTTCGCCGACCGCAAGGGCCTCAACGAGGGCACGGTGGCCCGGGTGCTGGACCTGTGGGGCCGCACCCTGGAGGCGGTGCGCAGCGAGGACCTGGCCAAGGTCGGCACCGAGATCGACTGGATCATGAAGTACCAGCTGATCGAGAAGTACCGGGCCAAGCACCAGATGACCATGTCCAACCCGCGGGTCGCCCAGATCGACCTCGCCTACCACGACATCCACCGCCGCCGCGGCCTGTTCTACCTGCTGCAGAAGAACGGCCAGGCCAAGCGGGTCACCACCGACCTGCTGACCTTCCAGGGCAAGTCGGTGCCCCCGCAGACCACCCGGGCCCGGCTGCGCGGCGACTTCATCCGGCGCGCCCAGGAGCAGCGCCGCGACTTCACCGTCGACTGGGTGCACCTCAAGCTGAACGACCAGGCGCAGCGCACCGTGCTGTGCAAGGACCCGTTCCGCTCGGTGGACGAGCGGGTGGAGAAGCTGATCGCCGGGATGTGATCCGCCGGCCCGGTCCGGTCCGCCGGGGGCGCGCCGCGCCTCCGACGGACCGGACGAATCGGGTCATAGGCTGACGTCATGCGTCGAACCGCCTACCTGCTCACCGTTCCCCTGACCGTCGCGCTGCTCGCCGGGTGCAGCAGCTCGGGCGGCTCCGGGAAGTCCACCGCGACGACGCCGGCGGCCTCCTCGGCCTCCGCCGCCGAGGTGCCGAGCCCGGTGGCGTCCGCCTCGCCGATGCCCACCGTCTCGGGGGACTTCGGCTCGAAGGCGACCATCACGCTGCCCGCCGAGCCGCCGTCCGGGCAGTTCGTGGTGAGCACCGTGAGCGAGGGCTCCGGGGCGGTGGTCAACAAGAACGACTGGGTGACCGTCAACTACACCGTCAAGGACTGGACCAGCGGCAAGGACCTGTCCAGCTCCTACGACTCCGGCGGCAAGCCGCAGCTGTACCAGCCGGGCAGCGGGCAGCTGGTGCCCGCCTTCGACCAGAGCGTGGTGGGGAAGAAGGCCGGCAGCCGGGTGCTGGTGGTGGCCCCGCCGGCCGCCGGGTTCGGCAGCCAGGGCTCCAGCGCGCTGGGCGTCGGCAAGGACGACACCGTGGTGTTCGTGCTGGACGTGGTGAGCACGCTGCCGCAGGACACCACCGTCCCCGGGGACCTCACCCAGCCGCCCGCGAACGCCCCGCAGGTGAAGGACAACGGCAAGGCCGCGCCGACCATCACCGTCCCGGCCGGCCAGCAGCCGCCCGCCGACCTCCAGCAGTACGTGCTGGTCCAGGGCACCGGCCCGCAGGTGCAGAGCGGGCAGACGCTGGTGGTCCAGTACACCGGCGTGACCTGGACGGACGGCAAGCAGTTCGACTCCTCGTGGAACCACGGCGGCGCGCAGGCCCTCCAGGTCGGCACCGGCAGCCTGATCAAGGGCTGGGACCAGGGGCTGGTCGGCAAGAACGTCGGCAGCCGGGTGCTGCTGGTGGTCCCGCCGTCGCTGGGCTACGGCGACCAGGCCAGCGGCTCGATCCCGGCGAACTCCACCCTGGTGTTCGTGATCGACATCCTGCAAGCCGTCTGAGAACGGCCTGACAGCCGGGCGAGGGCCGGGCTGACCCGCTCTCATGCCGACCTGACATACTGCTGCCCCGCACCAGTGGTACACGCGTCGTCGGGCGAGTCGAATGGGGAGTCATGTCTGAGAAAGCGTCGAGCCCGGGCGAGGCCGACACCAACGGGAACAAGCCCTCGGTGGACCGCGAGTCGATCGTCGTCCCCGCCGAGATGCTGACCCAGGCGGGGTGGGCGCCGCCCACCGCCCCGGTGGCCCCCGGGGAGAAGGCCGAAGAGGCCCCGAAGGTCTTCGCGTCCAACCAGCGCAAGGTGCCGCTCTCCGAAGCGGGCTACGACGAGGACCCGGGCGGGGTGGGCCGGCTCGGCGTGATCCTGGGCTCGGTCCTGGCCGTGCTGCTGGTCGCGTCCGGCGTGACGATGTACTACGTCAACAAGGACGACGGCAAGCCCTCCGCGCAGGCGGACTCGGCCGCCGCCAGCCCCGCTCCCTCGGACACGCCGACCCAGGAGCCGGTGCCGCCGATCAAGGACAGCGCCAAGGTGCTGCCGACCGTCGCCGGCGACTTCGGCTCCAAGGCGGCCATCACGCTGCCCAAGGACGCCCCGGACGGGACGTTCGTGGTCAAGGAGCTCTCCGCGGGCAACGGCCCGAAGGTGGAGAAGGGCAACTGGGTCACCGTCGACTACACGGCGATGGACTGGCAGACCGGCAAGGACATCCCCGGCTCGTACGGGGAGCAGAACGGCAAGCCGCAGCTGTACCAGGCCGGCGGCGGGTCGCTGATCCCGGCGCTGGACAACGCCGTCGAGGGCCACAAGGCCGGCAGCCGCCTGCTGGTGGTCGCCCCGCCCGGGGCCGCGTTCGGCGCGCAGGGCAACAGCCAGCTGGGCATCGGGGCCGCCGACAGCCTGGTCTTCGTGCTGGACATCCGGCAGGCCACCGCGCCGGGCGCGGTGCTCTCCGGTGACGTGACCCCGCCGCCCGCGGACTTCCCGCAGGTCAAGGACAACGGCACCAAGCCCGCCGACATCACCCCGCCCAAGGGCGTCGCCGACCCGACCGACCTGAAGAGCCACGTGCTGATCCAGGGCAAGGGCCGCAAGATCGAGTCCGGCGAGAAGGTGCTGGTCCAGTACACCGGCGCGCTGTACAAGGACGGCAAGAAGTTCGACTCCTCGCTCGACCGCGGGCAGGCGTTCACCTTCACCACCGGCGCCGGCAGCGTCATCGAGGGCTGGGACAAGGGCATCGTCGGCCAGAACATCGGCAGCCGGGTCGAGCTGGTCATCCCCGCCTCGCTGGGCTACAAGGACCAGGCCAGCGAGAGCATCCCGGCCAACTCCACCCTGGTGTTCGTGGTCGACATCCTGGACGCCGGTGTCGGCGGCGGCGACAGCTGACGGCCCGTCGGTGCGCCTAGGATGAGTCCCGTTCACGCAACCGAACGAGAAGAGCAATCGTGAGCCTGACCAAGCCGGAGATCGACTTCCCGGGCGGCGACGCCCCGACCGAGCTCCAGATCCGCGACATCGTGGTCGGCGACGGCGCCGAGGCCAAGGCCGGCGCGGTCGTCGAGGTCCACTACGTCGGTGTCACCTTCGCCTCCGGCGAGGAGTTCGACGCCTCCTGGAACCGCGGCCAGACCTTCCGCTTCCCGCTGGGCGGCGGCCGGGTCATCAAGGGCTGGGACCAGGGCGTCGAGGGCATGCGGGTCGGCGGCCGGCGCGAGCTGATCATCCCGCCGCACCTGGCGTACGGGAACCAGTCCCCGAGCCCGCTCATCCCGGCCGGCTCCACCCTGATCTTCGTGGTGGACCTGCTGGGCGTCTGACCTCGGACGCACCACCGAACCCCCGGTTCCGCCAGGAGCCGGGGGTTCGGCTTTCTCTGGACGTGCTCGTACCGGTACGGTCAGGCGGGTCACCCCCGATCGGAGGAAGGGTCACCGATGGCGATCGCCAAGGCAGAGCGGCTGATGAACCTCGCCCTGTGCCTGATGAACACCCGCCGTCCGCTCTCCAAGAAAGAGCTGCGCGAGTCCGTCGAGGCGTACCGGGAGGCCTGGCAACAGGGCTCCGAGGACGCCTTCAACCGGATGTTCGAGCGCGACAAGGACGACCTGCGCGAACTCGGCCTGATCATCGACGTGGACGAGAACGCGCTCGACGGCGAGATCGGCTACCTCGCCCGCCGCGACCGCAACCGGCTCCCCGAGATCGCGCTGGACGCCGAGGAGGCCGCCGCGCTGGCGCTGGCCGCCCGGGTCTGGCAGCAGGCGAAGATGTCCGGCGCCGCCAGCGGCGCCCTGCAGAAGCTGCGCGCGGCCGGCGTCCCGTTCGCCGAGGACCGCGAGCACGGCGCGCTGGAACCCCGCATCCCCGCCCGGGAGGCCGCGTTCGAGCCGCTGCTCACCGCCGCCCGGGACCGCCGGCCGGTCACCTTCGACTACCGCAAGGCCGGCGCCGCCACCGCCGAGCCGCGCTCGGTGGAGCCCTGGGCGCTGGAGTGCTGGCGCGGCCACTGGTACCTGGCCGGCTACGACCGCGACCGCGGCTCGGCCCGGGTCTTCCGGCTCTCCCGGATCACCGGCAAGGTCCGCTCCCGGGCCGGCGCGTTCACCGGCGAGGTGCCCGAGCACGTGGACGTCCGGGCCGTGGTGGCCCGGTTCGCCGGCGAGGGCGCCACCGCGGTGGCCCGGGTCAAGGTGCGCTCCGGCGCCGCCTACCCGCTGCGCCAGCGCGCGCTGGAGACCCGGCCGGTCGGCGCCGACTGGGACGAACTGGACGTCCCGTACGGCAACGGCCTGGGCGCCGACCTGGCCGAATACGGTCCCGACGTCATCGTGATCGGCCCGGAGGACCTGCGGGCCGACGTCATCGACCGGCTGCGCGCCGTCGCCGGTCTCGCGGAGGTGCAGGCATGAGTAACGCGATCGACCAGACGCGCCGGATGCTGTCGCTGGTCACCTACCTGCGCGAGCGGCCCGGGGCCGAGGTCGCCGAGGTGGCGCGGGCGTTCGGGATCACCGAGCGGGAGCTGATCGGCGACCTGAACGTGCTGCCGATGTGCGGCACCTCCTTCCGCGGCGGCGACCTGCTCGACATCGACACCGACGGCGAGCGGATCTGGTGGCACAACGTGGACGACGTCGCCCAGCCGCTGCGGCTGGCCGCCGACGAGGCCACCGCGCTGCTGGTCGCCGCCCGGGCCGTCGCCGGGCTGCCCGGCCTGCGCGAGCGGGACCGGCAGGCGCTCACCCGGGCGGTCGCCAAGATCGAGGACGCGGCGGGCGAGAACGCCGAGTCCGCGGCCCGGGTCGGCGTCACCTTCGAGGCCGAGGGCACCGTCTTCGCCGACATCGACCGCGCCCTCAGCGAGGGCCGGCTGATCTGGCTGCGCTACTGGTCGCACGGCCGTGGCGAGCTGACCGAGCGCGAGGTCGACCCGATCCGGCTGGTCACCGAGGGCCACACCTACCTGGAGGGCTGGTGCCGCACCTCCGAGGACCGGCGCACCTTCCGGCTCGACCGGATCGCCGAGATCAAGGTGCTCGACGAGCCCGCCAACCCGCCCCGGCTCCAGCCCCGCGACCTGTCCGCCGGGCTGGTCGCCCCCACCGCCGAGGACCCGCAGGTGGTGGTCGAGGTCGGCCCCGGCGGCCGCTGGGTCGCCGAGTACTACACCCACGACAGCGCCGAGGAACTCCCCGACGGCGGCCTGCGGATCACCCTGCGCTCCGCCGAGCCGTCCGGCCTGCGCCCGCTCGCCCTGCGGCTGGGCCGGGACGGCCGGATCACCGCCCCCGCCCAGCTCGCCGAACAGGCCCGCACCGCCGCGCTGGCCGCGCTGGAGCACTACCGGGACGGACGGGTCGGAACCACGTGACCGACGGCACCAGATTCAAGGTGTACTGCTCGCAGTGCCGGGAGAAGGTCGAGCTCCCGGCCCGCGAGTTCCGGCTGGCGCTCGGCGCCAGCAAGGAGCGCACCTTCTACAGCTTCACCTGCCCGGCCTGTGGAGCGGTCGTCCGCAAGATCGCCGGGGAGAAGATCGTCGCCGCGCTCACCGAGGCCGGCGTGCGCACCATGCGGCTGCTGCCGGTGGACGGATAGGGAGGACCGCACGTGAACTGGACCCTGGTCGGAGCCGTCCTGCTGTCCACCGCGGGAC
This is a stretch of genomic DNA from Kitasatospora fiedleri. It encodes these proteins:
- a CDS encoding ferredoxin, producing MAGTGEALEVWIDQDLCTGDGICAQYAPEVFELDIDGLAYVKGADDELRQQPGETVPVPLTLLQDVVDSVKDCPGDCIHVRRAADGVEVYGPDAD
- the arc gene encoding proteasome ATPase codes for the protein MAAHDDDYDRSAGRPARGSDEAAQVSYLEQEIAVLRRRLADSPRSSRVLEERIVELQNSLSGVTAQNERLVATLREARDQIVALKEEVDRLAQPPAGFGTFLEKNEDGTADIFTGGRKLRVNVSPSVELDELRRGQEVMLNEALNVVEAMAFERIGEIVTLKEVLEGGDRALVVGHTDEERVVRLAEPLHGVTIRAGDALLLEPRSGYVYEVVPKSEVEELVLEEVPDIDYRQIGGLAGQIEQIRDAVELPYLHADLFKEYELRPPKGVLLYGPPGCGKTLIAKAVANSLAKKVAEVTGRPQGKSYFLNIKGPELLNKYVGETERQIRLVFQRAREKASEGTPVIVFFDEMESLFRTRGSGVSSDVENTIVPQLLAEIDGVEGLENVIVIGASNREDMIDPAILRPGRLDVKIKIERPDAEAAKDIFSKYLRDTLPFHPDDLKEHDGSVSVTVAAMIQSVVERMYSETEENRFLEVTYANGDKEVLFFKDFNSGAMIQNIVDRAKKMAIKDYLDHGQRGLRVSHLLAACVDEFKENEDLPNTTNPDDWARISGKKGERIVFIRTLVTGKQGAESGRSIDTVANTGQYL
- the dop gene encoding depupylase/deamidase Dop, which codes for MTVRRVMGIETEYGISVPGHPNANAMLTSSQIVNAYAAAMHRARRARWDFEEENPLRDARGFDLAREVADSSQLTDEDIGLANVILTNGARFYVDHAHPEYSSPEVTNPLDAVLWDKAGERIMAEAAERALELPNGQRILLYKNNTDNKGASYGTHENYLMQRATPFADIVRHLTPFFVSRQVVCGAGRVGIGQEGGGHGFQISQRADYFEVEVGLETTLKRPIINTRDEPHADAEKYRRLHVIIGDANLSEVSTYLKLGTTALVLSMIEDGFIAVDLAVDQPVRTLHRVSHDPELKQLVQLRSGRKLTAVQLQMEYCELARKYVEDRYGQDADDQTVDVLARWEDVLGRLERDPMSLSRQLDWIAKKEILEGYRQRDALEWDSPRLQLVDLQYSDVRPDKGLYNRLEARGRFDRLFDEDEVRRAVTQPPEDTRAYFRGRCLEQYADHVAAASWDSVIFDLPGHDSLQRVPTMEPLRGTREHVKELLDRCRTAEDLVRVLSGG
- a CDS encoding ubiquitin-like protein Pup, which codes for MAEKDTGGGQQRANRSSEEVEEQAAETQGSDELKERQEKLSDDVDSVLDEIDEVLESNAEDFVRGFVQKGGE
- the prcB gene encoding proteasome subunit beta; translated protein: MEANLSGTGRLPAAFLTPGSSSFLDFLDSHAPQLLPGRRTLPEGMTVEAPHGTTIVAAVFDGGVVLAGDRRATMGNVIAQRDIEKVFPADEYSAVGIAGTAGLAVEMVRLFQLELEHYEKIEGAVLSFEGKANRLTTMIRSNLAMAMQGLAVVPVFAGYDLDLGRGRIFTYDVTGGRSEERAGFAATGSGSVFARGSMKKLYRDGLTGDEAATLAVQALYDAADDDSATGGPDLARRIFPIVTLITEDGFRRLTEAEVSAIAVSITDRRREQPNGPQAPLL
- the prcA gene encoding proteasome subunit alpha codes for the protein MSTPFYVSPQQAMADRAEYARKGIARGRSVVVLTYADGIVFVAENTSRALHKVSEIYDKIAFAAVGRYNEFENLRIGGVRYADLRGYSYDRADVTARGLANVYAQTLGTIFSSVGEKPYEVELIVAEVGRTPADDQIYRLTPDGSVVDEKNAVVVGGNADSIGNYLGQRHRAGLTLAEALKLAVDGLARDPNGGSPRAMTPEQLEVAVLDRQRFQQRKFKRILGGQLARLLSGDESAADEDADGTDAADGAGDASTDTE